One genomic region from Verrucomicrobiota bacterium encodes:
- a CDS encoding CoA-binding protein: protein MATKQGCDELWLNPGAESDEVVAKAERLGLNVIQACSIVGHGVSPVRASLRSPDRVEDH from the coding sequence TTGGCAACAAAGCAAGGTTGCGATGAACTCTGGCTCAATCCGGGGGCGGAATCGGATGAAGTCGTCGCCAAAGCGGAACGGCTTGGCCTGAATGTCATCCAGGCCTGCAGCATCGTCGGGCATGGCGTCTCGCCAGTACGCGCTAGTCTCAGGAGTCCTGATCGCGTGGAAGACCATTGA